Proteins encoded by one window of Deinococcus radiodurans R1 = ATCC 13939 = DSM 20539:
- a CDS encoding YciI family protein, whose product MSETPTLWVVHSTYLKTGDELNATTPKHREWLDQHYRSGVFLTSGRKLDGTGGVLICRADSEQELRDLFRDDPFVQGGFAEYAYMPFTPVKRGRALDLDGVPLVE is encoded by the coding sequence ATGAGCGAAACTCCTACCCTCTGGGTCGTCCACAGCACCTACCTCAAGACCGGCGACGAGCTGAACGCCACCACGCCGAAGCACCGCGAATGGCTCGACCAGCACTACCGCAGCGGCGTGTTCCTGACCAGCGGGCGTAAGCTCGATGGCACCGGCGGCGTCCTGATTTGCCGGGCCGACAGCGAGCAGGAGTTGCGCGACCTGTTCCGCGACGACCCCTTCGTGCAGGGCGGTTTTGCCGAGTACGCATACATGCCGTTCACCCCGGTCAAGCGTGGCCGGGCGCTGGACTTGGACGGCGTGCCGCTGGTGGAGTAA
- a CDS encoding WGxxGxxG family protein, which translates to MKLLKTVAVVAALALPVAASAQDTNNTTGTTQTTTTTTTEKRGFDWGWLGLLGLAGLLGLGRQQPAPTVHTTTTTTRR; encoded by the coding sequence ATGAAACTGCTCAAGACCGTTGCCGTCGTCGCCGCCCTCGCGCTGCCTGTCGCGGCGTCCGCCCAGGACACCAACAACACCACCGGCACGACCCAGACCACCACCACGACCACCACCGAGAAGCGCGGCTTCGACTGGGGCTGGCTCGGTCTGCTGGGTCTCGCCGGTCTGCTGGGCCTGGGCCGTCAGCAGCCCGCCCCGACCGTGCACACCACCACGACCACCACCCGCCGCTAA
- a CDS encoding NADPH:quinone oxidoreductase family protein: MSETMKAIVVERIGTPDVMELREVPRPAPRAGQVLLRVEAVGVNFADALSVGGQYLTATKVPYVPGMELAGTVVELGEGVTNVQVGQRVAALGGTGGLAEYAAVPAAGVVPVPESFTPAQAAAFPVSFMTAYHALKTLGRGEAGEWVLVQAAAGALGTASVQLAKALGMNVIALASTEEKLQLARNLGADVTILQDDPDRVQKVRDAAGGKGVPLLLEVVGGSRFDESLKMVAPLGRIIFIGNASREEVSMNPAALMKRNVSVIGLWLTSLMLDAEVSAAASQGLAPLIASGKVVPQVGPSYGLADSSRAFQDILDRKTTGKVVIEPQR, translated from the coding sequence ATGTCTGAAACGATGAAGGCTATTGTGGTCGAGCGCATTGGCACGCCCGACGTAATGGAACTGCGCGAAGTCCCCCGCCCCGCCCCCCGCGCCGGGCAGGTGCTGCTGAGAGTCGAAGCGGTCGGCGTGAACTTTGCCGACGCCCTGAGCGTGGGCGGACAGTACCTGACGGCGACCAAGGTGCCCTACGTGCCCGGCATGGAACTCGCCGGCACGGTCGTCGAACTCGGCGAAGGGGTCACGAACGTGCAGGTCGGCCAGCGCGTCGCGGCCCTCGGCGGCACGGGCGGCCTCGCCGAGTACGCGGCGGTCCCGGCGGCGGGCGTGGTGCCGGTGCCCGAGTCGTTTACCCCCGCGCAGGCGGCGGCGTTTCCGGTGTCGTTCATGACCGCCTACCACGCGCTCAAAACTCTGGGGCGCGGCGAAGCGGGCGAATGGGTGCTGGTGCAGGCGGCAGCAGGGGCGCTGGGCACGGCGTCGGTGCAGCTCGCCAAGGCGCTCGGCATGAACGTGATTGCCCTCGCCAGCACCGAGGAAAAACTGCAACTCGCCCGCAACCTCGGCGCCGACGTGACGATTTTGCAGGACGACCCCGACCGCGTGCAGAAAGTCCGTGACGCAGCGGGCGGCAAGGGCGTGCCCCTGCTGCTCGAAGTCGTGGGGGGCTCGCGCTTCGACGAAAGCTTGAAGATGGTTGCGCCGCTTGGCCGCATCATCTTCATCGGCAACGCCAGCCGCGAGGAAGTGAGCATGAACCCCGCCGCCCTGATGAAGCGCAACGTCAGCGTAATCGGGCTGTGGCTCACCTCGCTGATGCTCGACGCCGAAGTCTCCGCCGCCGCTTCCCAGGGTCTCGCCCCGCTGATCGCCAGCGGCAAGGTCGTGCCGCAGGTCGGCCCCAGCTACGGCCTCGCCGACAGCTCGCGCGCCTTTCAGGACATCCTGGACCGCAAGACGACCGGCAAAGTCGTGATCGAGCCGCAGCGCTGA
- a CDS encoding peptidylprolyl isomerase: MKNLVLTLALLTGGAALAQTSQPTPAPQPATTPATSTQPAAQPSTTQSPDAVVARVGNQTLTLADFDRSFRVAVAGVVNAQGLPLSDDLLAEFASSRPEYLKQFVREQALTQLARASVKPDAAAIDAQLAQARAGFGSDADFQQALTQTGYGSADDLRAGLERQAVIAPYLQSVQKRFTFGDAIVNGYYNLHRDAFTRDAEACVKHILVATEAEAKTIVTDLSAGKDFAAVAKAKSQDPGSAAEGGDLGCIAPGDTVAAFDKASFSGPLNQPQVVQTEYGWHVLTVSRRSAAGLLPLTEAAPLIREQLSREAAQKYLDAQIARIKVETFPDVVKVAAPAGK, encoded by the coding sequence ATGAAAAACCTTGTCCTGACCCTGGCGCTTCTCACGGGCGGCGCGGCCCTGGCCCAGACGAGCCAGCCGACGCCGGCCCCGCAACCTGCAACGACCCCGGCGACTTCCACGCAACCCGCAGCTCAGCCTTCGACCACCCAGTCGCCCGACGCCGTGGTGGCCCGCGTGGGCAACCAGACCTTGACGCTCGCCGATTTTGACCGCTCCTTCCGCGTGGCCGTCGCCGGGGTCGTCAACGCCCAAGGACTGCCGCTGAGCGACGACCTGCTGGCCGAGTTCGCCTCCAGCCGTCCCGAGTACCTCAAGCAGTTCGTGCGCGAGCAGGCGCTGACCCAGCTCGCCCGTGCCAGCGTGAAGCCCGACGCGGCAGCCATCGACGCCCAGCTCGCCCAGGCCCGCGCCGGGTTCGGCAGCGACGCCGACTTTCAGCAGGCGCTGACCCAGACCGGCTACGGCAGCGCCGACGACCTGCGCGCGGGTCTGGAGCGTCAGGCGGTCATCGCGCCTTACCTCCAGAGTGTGCAAAAGCGCTTCACTTTTGGCGACGCCATCGTGAACGGGTACTACAACCTGCACCGCGACGCCTTCACGCGTGACGCCGAAGCCTGTGTCAAGCACATCCTGGTCGCCACTGAAGCCGAGGCGAAGACCATCGTCACCGACCTCAGCGCGGGCAAGGACTTCGCCGCCGTCGCCAAGGCCAAGAGCCAGGATCCCGGCAGCGCCGCTGAGGGAGGCGACCTCGGCTGCATCGCGCCCGGCGACACCGTGGCCGCCTTCGACAAGGCGAGCTTTTCCGGCCCGCTGAACCAGCCCCAGGTCGTGCAGACCGAGTACGGCTGGCACGTCCTGACGGTCAGCCGCCGCAGCGCCGCAGGACTCCTGCCGCTCACCGAGGCCGCCCCCCTCATCCGCGAGCAGCTTTCGCGTGAAGCCGCCCAGAAGTACCTCGACGCCCAGATTGCCCGCATCAAGGTGGAAACGTTCCCCGATGTGGTGAAGGTCGCCGCGCCCGCTGGCAAGTAA
- a CDS encoding thiolase family protein, giving the protein MSKAVIVAASRTPTGKFLGALTDVPAVELGAITLRETLRRSGMPAELVEEVIMGQVVQAGCGQNPARQAALRAGVSHEAGALTINKVCGSGLKAVMLAAQSIRAGDQQAVLAGGMESMSNAPHLLPGARKGYRLGHATVLDANTHDGLWCSINDEGMGLTGERVAEKYSIGREEQDAYATGSHRKAVAAAQGGLFKDEIVPVTIKGRKGDVIVDTDEGPRADTSEETLGKLKPAFKKDGSVTAGNAPGLNDGAASLLVVSEELAQAHELTPLAEIVDYASGGLAPEWVMMTPVPATQKLLKKMNIQAGDVDLWELNEAFSVQSLAVARELGLDAERVNVNGGAVALGHPIGASGARILVTLLSALKQQDKELGVATLCMGGGNGLALAVRRLG; this is encoded by the coding sequence ATGTCAAAAGCAGTGATCGTGGCGGCCTCGCGCACGCCGACGGGCAAGTTTCTGGGGGCGCTGACTGACGTGCCGGCGGTGGAACTCGGCGCCATCACCCTGCGCGAAACCCTGCGGCGTTCGGGGATGCCCGCCGAACTGGTCGAAGAAGTCATCATGGGCCAAGTGGTGCAGGCGGGCTGCGGCCAGAACCCGGCGCGGCAGGCGGCGCTGCGGGCGGGCGTGTCGCACGAAGCAGGCGCCCTGACCATTAACAAAGTGTGTGGCTCTGGGCTGAAAGCTGTGATGCTGGCGGCCCAGAGTATCCGCGCGGGCGACCAGCAGGCCGTGCTGGCGGGCGGCATGGAGTCCATGAGCAACGCACCGCACCTGCTGCCGGGCGCGCGCAAGGGCTACCGCCTGGGGCACGCGACGGTGCTGGACGCCAACACCCACGACGGCCTGTGGTGCTCCATCAACGACGAGGGCATGGGCCTGACCGGCGAGCGGGTGGCCGAGAAGTACAGCATCGGGCGTGAGGAGCAGGACGCCTACGCGACCGGCAGCCACCGCAAAGCCGTTGCCGCCGCGCAGGGCGGGCTGTTCAAGGACGAAATCGTGCCGGTGACGATCAAGGGCCGCAAGGGTGACGTGATCGTGGACACCGACGAAGGCCCCCGCGCCGATACCAGCGAGGAAACGCTTGGCAAGCTGAAGCCCGCTTTCAAGAAAGACGGCTCGGTCACGGCGGGCAATGCTCCCGGCCTCAACGACGGCGCGGCCTCGCTGCTGGTCGTGAGTGAAGAACTGGCGCAGGCGCACGAGCTGACGCCGCTGGCCGAAATCGTGGACTACGCCTCGGGCGGCCTCGCGCCGGAATGGGTGATGATGACGCCGGTGCCGGCTACCCAGAAGCTGCTAAAGAAGATGAACATCCAGGCCGGGGACGTGGACCTCTGGGAACTGAACGAGGCCTTCAGCGTGCAGAGCCTCGCGGTGGCGCGCGAACTGGGCCTGGACGCTGAGCGCGTGAACGTCAATGGCGGTGCGGTGGCGCTGGGGCACCCCATCGGCGCAAGCGGGGCGCGCATCCTGGTGACGCTGCTCTCCGCCCTCAAACAGCAGGATAAGGAACTCGGCGTGGCGACACTGTGCATGGGCGGCGGCAACGGGCTGGCGCTGGCCGTGCGCCGCCTCGGGTAA
- a CDS encoding LptF/LptG family permease, with product MTRLTRYVTRELLPPLLAGTLLFTAILSFGYFFISSQWLSGVPVSLIARWIGYQLPDTLVKVLPMAVVLMTVVAFGRMNTERELVAVQAGGIGLGRVTRPAAVVGLLVTALSVWLSLWVAPRANVETRGLYWDALTGAGLSQLVGKTVDLGQGLTLAMQGYDAGARQMQGVRVEKWDKDNFRQGMVVFADAGKFEGNQLSLTGYQVYRVDYAAAAALSGVADNDPAAFREAVQKVFPLVQVPEDRNAALNLDTGLSRKQTLAQYADAIGADAEGWPELITKLTAPGVPQSERDAARVNLNRKLALPFANLVLVLAALPFALRFGRTLGVSLGVALVIAVAYYLLFSVGLTLAGLLPGLPELGVWLANIVFALGGLWLLRRA from the coding sequence GTGACGCGCCTGACCCGGTATGTCACCCGCGAGCTGTTGCCGCCGCTGCTGGCGGGGACACTGCTGTTCACGGCCATTCTGAGCTTCGGTTACTTCTTCATTTCCAGTCAGTGGCTCAGCGGGGTGCCGGTGTCGCTCATCGCCCGCTGGATCGGCTACCAGCTCCCCGACACGTTGGTCAAGGTGCTGCCGATGGCGGTGGTTCTGATGACAGTGGTGGCCTTCGGACGCATGAACACCGAGCGCGAACTCGTGGCGGTGCAGGCGGGGGGCATCGGCCTGGGACGGGTCACGCGTCCGGCGGCGGTGGTCGGGCTGCTCGTCACGGCGCTGAGCGTGTGGCTGAGCCTCTGGGTCGCGCCCCGCGCCAACGTGGAGACGCGCGGGCTGTACTGGGACGCCCTGACCGGCGCCGGCCTCTCACAGCTCGTGGGCAAAACGGTGGACCTGGGGCAGGGCCTGACCCTCGCCATGCAGGGCTACGACGCAGGAGCCCGCCAGATGCAGGGCGTGCGGGTGGAAAAGTGGGACAAGGACAATTTCCGTCAGGGCATGGTCGTGTTTGCCGACGCGGGCAAATTTGAAGGCAACCAGCTTTCGCTGACCGGCTATCAGGTCTACCGGGTAGACTACGCGGCGGCGGCGGCGCTCTCGGGGGTGGCCGACAACGACCCGGCGGCCTTCCGCGAGGCGGTGCAAAAAGTCTTTCCGCTGGTGCAGGTGCCGGAGGACAGGAACGCGGCGCTCAACCTCGACACCGGCCTCTCGCGCAAGCAGACGCTGGCGCAGTACGCCGACGCGATTGGGGCCGACGCGGAGGGCTGGCCGGAGCTCATCACCAAGCTGACCGCGCCGGGAGTGCCGCAGTCCGAGCGTGACGCGGCGCGGGTCAACCTCAACCGCAAGCTGGCGCTGCCCTTCGCCAATCTGGTGCTGGTGCTCGCCGCGCTGCCCTTTGCCCTGCGCTTCGGGCGCACGCTGGGGGTGAGTCTGGGGGTCGCGCTCGTCATCGCGGTGGCGTACTACCTGCTGTTCAGCGTGGGCCTGACGCTCGCGGGGCTGCTGCCGGGGCTGCCGGAACTCGGCGTGTGGCTCGCCAACATCGTCTTCGCGCTGGGCGGCCTGTGGCTGCTGAGGCGTGCATGA
- a CDS encoding lipid II:glycine glycyltransferase FemX: MRLTLQAITDPHAYDKVVSEMPITSALQGWGYGEARRVLGQVPMRYLIKDGERTVGAVQLLRKRLVPGLSTLYAPRGPAIESLELLPAFADAVRKVAKPTDVLLKIEPPYPYLAGENDHGESLPAAFGPFRRSETEQPEHTIVADLRRSEDDLFSGLHSMARRNVRTAQKLGVVAGRDDDFEAFWEIFTATNERAKLGAFPREYYETMLREANAYGGEAYIVLSRYQGKALAGGFFVAMGKGTYYLFGGSVRDDRVGEDGQPLKDAKAPDAFYWNAMLDAQKRGYEFFDFWGIPRVLDESKHSYGVFKMKLKFSEQRVWYPAYELPLSPLAPLVNRALRRRKDQNNMRKRGTTDDVL; this comes from the coding sequence GTGCGCCTGACGTTGCAAGCCATCACCGACCCCCACGCCTACGACAAGGTTGTGAGCGAAATGCCCATCACCTCGGCCCTCCAGGGCTGGGGCTACGGCGAGGCGCGGCGGGTGCTGGGCCAGGTGCCCATGCGCTACCTCATCAAAGACGGCGAGCGGACGGTGGGCGCGGTGCAGCTCCTCCGCAAGCGGCTGGTGCCGGGGCTGAGCACCCTCTACGCGCCGCGCGGCCCGGCCATCGAGTCGCTCGAACTGCTGCCCGCTTTTGCTGACGCCGTGCGCAAAGTCGCCAAGCCGACCGACGTGCTGCTAAAAATCGAGCCGCCCTACCCTTACCTAGCCGGGGAAAACGACCACGGCGAGTCGCTGCCCGCCGCTTTCGGCCCGTTCCGGCGCAGTGAAACCGAGCAGCCCGAACACACCATCGTGGCCGACCTGCGCCGCAGCGAGGACGACCTGTTTTCCGGCCTGCACTCCATGGCCCGGCGCAACGTCCGTACCGCCCAGAAACTCGGCGTGGTGGCGGGCCGCGACGACGACTTCGAGGCGTTCTGGGAGATTTTTACCGCCACCAACGAGCGCGCCAAGCTCGGCGCCTTTCCCCGTGAGTACTACGAAACCATGCTGCGCGAGGCCAATGCCTACGGCGGCGAGGCGTACATCGTGCTCTCGCGTTATCAGGGCAAGGCGCTGGCGGGCGGCTTTTTCGTGGCGATGGGCAAGGGCACCTATTACCTCTTCGGCGGCAGCGTGCGCGATGACCGGGTGGGCGAAGACGGCCAGCCGCTCAAGGACGCCAAGGCCCCCGACGCCTTTTACTGGAACGCGATGCTCGACGCGCAGAAACGCGGCTACGAGTTCTTCGACTTCTGGGGCATTCCCCGCGTGCTCGACGAGAGCAAGCACAGCTACGGCGTGTTCAAGATGAAGCTGAAATTCAGCGAGCAGCGGGTGTGGTACCCGGCCTACGAACTGCCGCTCAGCCCGCTCGCGCCGCTGGTCAATAGGGCATTGCGCCGCCGCAAAGACCAGAACAATATGCGTAAGCGCGGCACGACGGACGACGTGCTGTAA
- a CDS encoding MGDG synthase family glycosyltransferase, which produces MSGGETGRTLRALFMSVSLGAGHDQAQQAVKQAFAERGVELLGAEHDSVEYLSTFERSFTVDLYEFELRYAPWLYRGFYWLTDQDQPWNIISRMFTWLGMGAFKDELRELRPEVVINSFWAPAAVCDTLRAQTGQRFLNCLIVTDYRAHLHWARRETDLLMVASEETRRQMLERGVRPEQVEVTGIPISPAFREVLAADRWALRAELFSEMSLRPGVPLLLLSGGGRGHYAAAADVLTELGNLGRAVQVLVPASRQGEGTETIGGATVHHLGFRRDLPRLLAASDLVVGKAGGLTVAEATALGVPLVIYAPIPGQEEHNADFLERHGAGLWARARHDVRPLVLRALDPAEHARLSAGARAVGIPDAADRVAGAILRRLGDGLGDELGDSRGPA; this is translated from the coding sequence ATGAGCGGTGGGGAAACGGGGCGCACCCTGCGCGCACTGTTCATGTCGGTGTCGCTGGGGGCCGGGCACGACCAGGCGCAGCAGGCGGTCAAACAGGCGTTCGCCGAGCGCGGCGTGGAGCTGCTCGGCGCCGAGCACGACTCGGTGGAGTACCTCAGCACCTTTGAGCGCAGTTTCACGGTGGACCTCTACGAGTTTGAACTGCGCTACGCGCCGTGGCTCTACCGGGGCTTTTACTGGCTTACCGACCAGGACCAGCCCTGGAACATCATCAGCCGCATGTTCACCTGGCTGGGCATGGGGGCCTTCAAGGACGAACTGCGCGAGCTGCGGCCCGAAGTCGTCATCAACAGCTTCTGGGCGCCCGCCGCCGTGTGCGACACCCTGCGCGCGCAGACCGGGCAGCGCTTTCTGAACTGCCTCATCGTCACCGACTACCGGGCGCACCTGCACTGGGCGCGGCGCGAGACCGACCTGCTGATGGTGGCCTCGGAGGAAACGCGGCGGCAAATGCTGGAGCGCGGCGTGCGGCCCGAGCAGGTGGAGGTGACGGGCATTCCCATTTCCCCGGCCTTCCGTGAGGTGCTCGCCGCCGACCGCTGGGCGCTGCGGGCCGAACTGTTCAGCGAAATGAGCCTGCGCCCCGGCGTGCCGCTGCTATTGCTCTCGGGTGGGGGCCGGGGCCACTACGCGGCGGCGGCGGACGTGCTGACCGAACTCGGCAACCTGGGCCGCGCAGTGCAGGTGCTCGTGCCCGCCTCGAGGCAGGGCGAAGGCACCGAAACCATCGGCGGGGCGACGGTGCATCACCTCGGCTTCCGGCGCGACCTGCCCCGCTTGCTGGCGGCCTCCGACCTCGTGGTCGGCAAGGCGGGCGGCCTGACGGTGGCCGAGGCGACGGCTCTCGGCGTGCCGCTCGTCATCTACGCGCCGATTCCTGGTCAGGAAGAACACAACGCCGACTTTCTGGAACGCCACGGTGCCGGGCTGTGGGCCAGAGCGCGCCACGACGTGCGTCCGCTGGTGCTGCGCGCCCTCGACCCCGCCGAACACGCCCGCCTGAGCGCCGGAGCGCGGGCGGTGGGCATTCCCGACGCGGCAGACCGGGTGGCGGGGGCCATCCTGCGGCGGCTGGGCGATGGTCTGGGAGATGAACTGGGAGACAGTAGGGGACCGGCATGA
- a CDS encoding peptidase E, whose amino-acid sequence MRLLLTSFQHPSMAQFIGGKRVAYIPDAARSYADAPFVQKEREGLEKQGLELINLPLSHTDLAAVETTLNAVDGVYVAGGETFDLLQVLRSTGSDKVITRRVRQGLPYIGCSAGSVVAGPTIEAVSLMDSPDIAPDLKDYTGLGLTELAVIPHASGSISQFPIETIADTVRTYGERWPLCLLRDGQALWIEDGEVRLLN is encoded by the coding sequence ATGCGACTTCTGCTGACTTCCTTCCAGCATCCGTCTATGGCGCAGTTCATCGGGGGCAAACGGGTAGCGTACATCCCGGATGCCGCCCGTTCCTATGCAGACGCGCCCTTCGTGCAAAAAGAGCGGGAGGGCCTGGAGAAACAAGGGCTGGAGCTGATCAACCTGCCCCTGTCACACACTGATCTGGCCGCAGTCGAAACGACCCTGAATGCTGTAGATGGGGTCTACGTCGCTGGAGGAGAAACCTTCGACCTCTTGCAAGTCCTCAGATCAACGGGGTCGGACAAAGTCATCACCCGGCGCGTCCGGCAGGGGCTGCCTTATATCGGTTGCAGCGCCGGCTCCGTCGTTGCTGGACCAACCATTGAAGCAGTCAGCTTGATGGATTCTCCAGATATAGCGCCGGATTTAAAAGACTACACCGGTCTGGGCCTGACAGAGTTGGCGGTCATTCCCCACGCCTCGGGCAGCATTTCTCAGTTCCCCATTGAAACCATTGCTGACACGGTCCGGACGTATGGGGAACGCTGGCCTCTGTGTCTTCTGCGGGATGGTCAGGCGCTCTGGATAGAAGACGGAGAAGTCAGGTTGCTGAATTGA
- a CDS encoding 3-hydroxyacyl-CoA dehydrogenase family protein, with translation MKFGVIGAGQMGGGIAQVAAQSGFDVVVHDQKQEFLDRGKGVIEKSLGKLHEKGKLTDAPETVLGRIHFTTDLQDFADCDLVVEAIVENQQIKNDLFKQLGQIVKPEGILASNTSSIPITALATASGRPAQFIGMHFMNPVPLMQLVEVIRGYQTSDETARIVTETAEKLGKTPLSCNDFPGFVSNRILMPMLNEAIQCVMEGVAEPEAIDGIMKLGMNHPMGPLTLADFIGLDTCLAIMEVLHQGLGDDKYRPSPLLRKMVQAGLLGRKSGEGFYKY, from the coding sequence ATGAAGTTCGGAGTCATCGGAGCAGGACAGATGGGCGGCGGCATCGCGCAGGTGGCGGCGCAAAGCGGATTCGACGTGGTGGTCCACGACCAGAAGCAAGAGTTTCTGGACCGGGGCAAAGGCGTCATCGAAAAGAGCCTCGGCAAACTGCACGAGAAGGGCAAGCTGACGGACGCGCCCGAAACGGTGCTGGGCCGCATCCATTTCACCACCGACTTGCAGGACTTTGCCGACTGCGACCTCGTGGTGGAAGCGATTGTCGAGAACCAGCAAATTAAAAACGACCTGTTCAAACAGCTCGGCCAGATCGTCAAGCCGGAAGGCATCCTGGCGAGCAACACCAGCTCCATTCCGATTACCGCGCTGGCGACGGCTTCGGGCCGCCCGGCGCAGTTCATCGGGATGCACTTCATGAACCCGGTGCCGCTGATGCAACTCGTGGAAGTCATTCGCGGCTACCAGACCAGCGACGAAACCGCCCGCATCGTGACCGAAACGGCAGAAAAGTTGGGCAAGACGCCGCTCTCGTGCAACGATTTCCCCGGCTTCGTGTCCAACCGCATCCTGATGCCGATGCTCAACGAGGCCATTCAGTGCGTGATGGAAGGCGTGGCCGAGCCCGAAGCCATTGACGGCATCATGAAACTGGGCATGAATCACCCGATGGGGCCGCTGACGCTGGCGGATTTTATCGGCCTCGACACCTGCCTCGCCATCATGGAAGTGCTGCACCAGGGCCTCGGGGACGACAAATACCGCCCGTCTCCCCTGCTCCGCAAGATGGTGCAGGCGGGGCTGCTCGGGCGCAAGAGCGGCGAGGGCTTTTACAAGTACTGA
- a CDS encoding DUF4177 domain-containing protein: MKRYEYVTFSFPPQPPFPIVINHTELQQVLCEWGEQGWEVASATTTSHRWGKTREVLVVIKRELVGRE, encoded by the coding sequence ATGAAACGCTACGAGTACGTCACGTTTTCATTTCCCCCGCAGCCGCCGTTTCCCATCGTCATCAACCACACCGAGCTGCAACAGGTGCTGTGCGAATGGGGCGAGCAGGGCTGGGAAGTGGCGAGTGCGACCACCACCAGCCACCGCTGGGGCAAAACCCGTGAAGTGCTGGTGGTCATCAAACGCGAGCTGGTAGGCCGCGAATAA
- a CDS encoding HD domain-containing protein → MPFPTPEAAEALLLEAATCNAGAWVAHSRNVALAAQRIAEHHPDLDPARAHTLGLLHDIGRRTGPNKDRHILDGYEQLLALGYADAARVALTHSFVIPSLDTLQGEWDGTPAEWERLRVALDEAQQTEEDSLLQLCDALALADGFCTVQERVVDVALRYSVNETTPEKWRALLNLKSHFDEACGVNIYRLLPGLCERLLA, encoded by the coding sequence ATGCCTTTTCCCACCCCCGAGGCCGCCGAAGCCCTCTTGCTGGAAGCCGCGACTTGCAACGCCGGGGCCTGGGTCGCCCACTCACGGAATGTGGCGCTGGCGGCGCAACGGATTGCCGAGCATCACCCCGACCTCGACCCTGCGCGGGCGCACACGCTGGGGCTGCTGCACGACATCGGGCGCCGAACCGGACCGAACAAGGACCGGCACATTCTGGACGGCTACGAGCAGCTTCTCGCGCTCGGATATGCGGATGCGGCGCGGGTCGCGTTGACCCACAGCTTTGTCATCCCTTCGCTCGACACCCTGCAAGGCGAGTGGGACGGCACCCCCGCCGAGTGGGAGCGGCTGCGGGTCGCCCTGGATGAGGCCCAGCAAACGGAAGAAGACAGCCTGCTGCAACTGTGTGACGCCCTGGCCCTCGCCGACGGCTTTTGCACCGTGCAGGAAAGGGTGGTGGACGTGGCCCTGCGCTACAGCGTCAATGAAACGACGCCAGAGAAATGGCGGGCGCTCCTTAACCTCAAGAGCCACTTCGACGAGGCGTGCGGCGTCAACATCTACCGCCTGCTGCCGGGTCTTTGTGAACGGCTCCTCGCCTGA
- a CDS encoding DinB family protein — protein MPTFNPELHAQTLNSERAYFVQPDADPAFTPHIGALVEMLTYARLTTLQAVEGLPEDQLWATAPGFANSIGTLLAHIAAVERVYHVLSFQGRDVTPEDDGAAYWGLTMGKEGTAPARLPTLDELRAELADARAETLRVFAAKDDAWLAEPLGPGWANQHWAWFHVMEDEVNHRGQLRLLRQVLAPEEGG, from the coding sequence ATGCCGACCTTCAATCCCGAACTTCACGCGCAGACCCTGAACAGCGAGCGGGCTTATTTTGTGCAGCCGGACGCCGACCCCGCCTTCACGCCTCACATCGGCGCCCTGGTGGAGATGCTGACCTACGCCCGGCTGACCACCCTGCAAGCAGTGGAAGGCTTGCCGGAGGACCAGTTGTGGGCCACGGCTCCCGGCTTCGCCAATTCCATCGGGACGCTGCTCGCTCACATCGCGGCGGTGGAGCGCGTCTACCACGTCCTGTCGTTTCAGGGCCGCGACGTGACGCCCGAAGACGACGGCGCCGCGTACTGGGGCCTGACGATGGGGAAAGAAGGCACCGCTCCGGCTCGGCTGCCAACCCTGGACGAGTTGCGGGCTGAGCTTGCCGACGCCCGCGCCGAGACGCTGCGGGTCTTTGCCGCAAAAGACGACGCCTGGCTGGCCGAGCCGCTGGGGCCAGGCTGGGCGAACCAGCACTGGGCCTGGTTTCACGTGATGGAAGATGAGGTGAACCACCGGGGGCAACTGCGGCTGCTGCGGCAGGTGCTCGCGCCAGAGGAGGGAGGATGA
- the fabZ gene encoding 3-hydroxyacyl-ACP dehydratase FabZ translates to MTPLLIRDVLKALPHRYPFVLVDRVFSTENGEVHALKNVTINEPFFMGHFPTEPVMPGVLITEALAQASMFCLHGQMEPGQIGYLAGIEGARFKRKVIPGDQLHLHAKLEFLRRGLGKTTCRAEVDGEVAAEMQILFAVAKG, encoded by the coding sequence ATGACCCCTCTGCTGATTCGGGACGTTCTGAAGGCCCTGCCCCACCGTTATCCCTTCGTGCTGGTGGACCGCGTGTTCAGCACGGAAAATGGCGAAGTCCATGCGCTGAAAAACGTCACCATCAACGAGCCGTTTTTCATGGGGCACTTTCCCACCGAGCCCGTCATGCCCGGCGTGCTGATTACCGAGGCACTGGCGCAGGCGAGCATGTTTTGCCTGCACGGGCAGATGGAACCGGGCCAGATCGGCTATCTGGCGGGCATCGAGGGCGCCCGCTTCAAGCGCAAGGTGATTCCCGGCGACCAACTGCACCTGCACGCCAAACTGGAATTTCTGCGCCGGGGCCTGGGCAAAACCACCTGCCGCGCCGAGGTAGACGGCGAAGTGGCGGCGGAGATGCAGATTCTGTTTGCAGTGGCGAAGGGCTGA